Proteins encoded together in one Streptomyces sp. TLI_171 window:
- a CDS encoding universal stress protein, with the protein MTDRSRPTVGRRDGEGEPQLQEHGSRACDPRFQHGVVVGFDGSLSSERALAYAVGMARRSQCGLVIVHVANRLPATVWAGCEPPVFVDLPDQRTEILGLELACADFLSGVPWILVERGGDICHEIEEVGREYAADAIVVGSTHGLLGKIFGSVSGRLARRANRPVIVIP; encoded by the coding sequence ATGACCGACCGTTCCCGTCCGACCGTCGGCCGCCGCGACGGCGAAGGCGAACCACAGCTCCAGGAGCACGGCTCGCGGGCCTGCGACCCCCGGTTCCAGCACGGCGTGGTGGTCGGCTTCGACGGCTCACTCTCCAGCGAGCGCGCCCTCGCCTACGCCGTGGGCATGGCCCGCCGCTCCCAGTGCGGCCTGGTGATCGTCCACGTCGCCAACCGGCTTCCCGCCACCGTCTGGGCCGGCTGCGAGCCGCCGGTCTTCGTGGACCTGCCCGACCAGCGGACCGAGATCCTCGGCCTCGAACTCGCGTGCGCCGACTTCCTGTCGGGCGTCCCCTGGATCCTGGTGGAACGCGGAGGCGACATCTGCCACGAGATCGAGGAGGTCGGCCGCGAGTACGCGGCAGACGCCATCGTGGTCGGCAGCACCCACGGCCTGCTCGGCAAGATCTTCGGGTCGGTCTCCGGCCGCCTGGCCCGCCGCGCCAACCGCCCGGTCATCGTCATCCCCTGA